The Micromonospora krabiensis genome window below encodes:
- a CDS encoding ABC transporter ATP-binding protein, producing MAGQALLSARGLTRDFRGFRAVDGVDLDVAPESVHALVGPNGAGKTTLFNLLTGFLRPTAGRIELAGRDVTGLPPEQVARLGVARSFQITSLFPQLGAREHVELALQSSSGLGWRFWRSAKLMRRYHDRAAELLDMVGLGALAEAPAEALAYGRKRALELAIALALDPKVLLLDEPTAGMGLEDVDRTVELIARVRQGRTVVMVEHNMSVVGRLADTVTVLQAGTVLVEGPYDEVRADERVITAYLGAADAAH from the coding sequence ATGGCCGGGCAAGCGCTCCTGTCGGCTCGCGGGCTGACCCGCGACTTCCGGGGCTTCCGGGCGGTCGACGGCGTCGACCTGGACGTCGCGCCGGAGAGCGTCCACGCGCTGGTCGGCCCGAACGGCGCCGGCAAGACCACCCTGTTCAACCTGCTCACCGGCTTCCTGCGGCCCACCGCCGGGCGGATCGAGCTGGCCGGACGGGACGTCACCGGGCTGCCCCCGGAGCAGGTCGCCCGCCTCGGCGTGGCCCGGTCCTTCCAGATCACCAGCCTCTTCCCGCAGCTGGGCGCGCGGGAACACGTCGAGCTGGCGTTGCAGTCGTCCAGCGGCCTCGGGTGGCGGTTCTGGCGGTCCGCGAAGCTGATGCGCCGCTACCACGACCGGGCCGCCGAACTGCTGGACATGGTCGGCCTCGGCGCGCTCGCCGAAGCGCCCGCGGAGGCGCTGGCGTACGGGCGCAAGCGGGCCCTGGAGCTGGCCATCGCCCTCGCCCTGGACCCGAAGGTGCTGCTGCTCGACGAGCCGACCGCGGGCATGGGCCTGGAGGACGTGGACCGCACCGTCGAGCTGATCGCCCGGGTCCGCCAGGGCCGGACCGTCGTCATGGTCGAGCACAACATGAGCGTCGTCGGGCGGCTCGCCGACACCGTCACCGTGCTCCAGGCCGGCACCGTCCTGGTCGAGGGCCCCTACGACGAGGTACGCGCCGACGAGCGCGTGATCACCGCCTACCTGGGAGCCGCCGATGCTGCGCATTGA
- a CDS encoding ABC transporter substrate-binding protein produces the protein MRRTVGVAAASAVVVLVAGCGGGGPQSGGDQKLTGDKIVLGVLNDQSGAYSELSGKNSVTAVEMAVADFKAKHGDAAVTKNITVETADHQNKPDIANTKAAEMYDRKGVDLILDVPTSSAAEKVADVAKEKQKLYFNIGAATTTLTGVKCNKYTFHYAYDTYMLANGTGKSTTEQGAKNWYVLYPNYQFGQDMEKSFSTAIEAAGGKVIGRDAAPFPNTTGDYSTFLLKAPTLNPKPDVLGTMQAGAELVNVVKQYNEFKLRDKGVGLAVGLMFLTDIHSLTPAALAGTTYTDAWYWNFDAKNREFADRFQKETGTRPTFAHAANYSAATQYLEAVQAAGTDDADTIVKGLEGKTVEDVFLRNGKIRAEDHRVVHDAYLAQVKPQAEVSEPWDYVKVLKTIPAAEAFRAPSPDCKL, from the coding sequence ATGCGTAGGACCGTGGGTGTGGCCGCCGCGTCGGCCGTTGTGGTGCTGGTCGCCGGCTGCGGCGGCGGTGGCCCCCAGTCGGGCGGCGACCAGAAGCTGACCGGTGACAAGATCGTGCTGGGCGTGCTGAACGACCAGTCCGGGGCCTACTCGGAGCTCTCCGGCAAGAACTCGGTCACCGCCGTGGAGATGGCCGTGGCCGACTTCAAGGCCAAGCACGGCGACGCGGCGGTGACGAAGAACATCACCGTGGAGACCGCCGACCACCAGAACAAGCCGGACATCGCCAACACCAAGGCCGCCGAGATGTACGACCGCAAGGGCGTCGACCTCATCCTCGACGTGCCCACCTCGTCGGCGGCCGAGAAGGTGGCCGACGTGGCGAAGGAGAAGCAGAAGCTCTACTTCAACATCGGCGCGGCCACCACCACCCTGACCGGCGTGAAGTGCAACAAGTACACGTTCCACTACGCGTACGACACGTACATGCTGGCCAACGGCACCGGGAAGAGCACCACCGAGCAGGGCGCCAAGAACTGGTACGTGCTCTACCCGAACTACCAGTTCGGCCAGGACATGGAGAAGAGCTTCTCCACCGCGATCGAGGCGGCCGGCGGCAAGGTGATCGGTCGGGACGCGGCGCCGTTCCCCAACACCACCGGCGACTACTCGACGTTCCTGCTCAAGGCGCCGACGCTCAACCCGAAGCCGGACGTGCTCGGCACCATGCAGGCGGGCGCCGAGCTGGTGAACGTGGTGAAGCAGTACAACGAGTTCAAGCTCCGCGACAAGGGCGTCGGCCTGGCCGTCGGGCTGATGTTCCTCACCGACATCCACTCACTGACCCCCGCGGCGCTGGCCGGCACCACGTACACCGACGCGTGGTACTGGAACTTCGACGCCAAGAACCGGGAGTTCGCCGACCGGTTCCAGAAGGAGACCGGGACCCGGCCGACGTTCGCGCACGCCGCCAACTACTCGGCCGCCACCCAGTACCTCGAGGCTGTGCAGGCCGCCGGCACCGACGACGCGGACACCATCGTCAAGGGCTTGGAGGGCAAGACCGTCGAGGACGTCTTCCTGCGCAACGGCAAGATCCGCGCCGAGGACCACCGGGTCGTGCACGACGCGTACCTGGCCCAGGTGAAGCCGCAGGCCGAGGTCAGCGAGCCGTGGGACTACGTGAAGGTCCTCAAGACCATCCCCGCCGCAGAAGCGTTCCGCGCGCCCAGCCCGGACTGCAAGCTGTGA
- a CDS encoding TetR/AcrR family transcriptional regulator — translation MSDMTSTADAPRSPGRPRSTRADEAIIEATLDLLAEGSTIEALSIEAIAARAGVGKATIYRRWSGKDTLLMDALRRLKGILPQPAGHSVRDDLILLVGAIGRNVDPRAEKIMPCLVPEVNRSPDHYRLYQNIIAPRRQLMREVLARGVAEGVLRPDLDVEVTMALLTGPMLIQRVLQWNPELNEHTLPEQVVDTVLAGIQAR, via the coding sequence ATGTCCGACATGACCTCCACCGCCGATGCTCCGCGGTCGCCCGGGCGACCGCGGAGCACCCGCGCCGATGAGGCGATCATCGAGGCCACCCTCGACCTGCTCGCCGAGGGCAGCACCATCGAGGCGCTGTCGATCGAGGCGATCGCCGCTCGCGCCGGGGTGGGCAAGGCGACCATCTACCGCCGCTGGTCCGGCAAGGACACGCTGTTGATGGACGCGTTGCGCCGACTCAAGGGCATCCTTCCGCAGCCGGCTGGGCACTCCGTCCGGGACGACCTGATCCTGCTGGTCGGTGCGATCGGGAGGAACGTCGACCCGCGCGCCGAGAAGATCATGCCGTGCCTGGTGCCGGAGGTGAACCGCAGCCCGGACCACTACCGGCTCTACCAGAACATCATCGCGCCCCGCCGGCAGTTGATGCGCGAGGTGCTGGCGCGGGGCGTCGCCGAGGGCGTGCTCCGGCCCGACCTCGACGTCGAGGTGACCATGGCCCTGCTCACCGGCCCGATGCTGATCCAGCGCGTCCTCCAGTGGAACCCGGAGCTGAACGAGCACACCCTGCCCGAGCAGGTCGTCGACACCGTGCTGGCCGGCATCCAGGCCCGCTGA
- a CDS encoding branched-chain amino acid ABC transporter permease, producing the protein MTGFLQNTFNGLVSGAFYALLALGLAVIFGMLRVVNFAHGAFYMLGAFGAYVLLTEAGVPFWAALVIMPVGLGLLGMALERAFIHRLTRLDPLYNFLLTFGLTLILQDLVKLRYGVQSSPYATPSALSGSVDFGLFDFPTYRVFILGFAIAVCVAVWWVLTRTRVGMVVRAATERPELTRAFGINVGRWVTPVFGFGIALAGLAGVLAAPMRAVNPLMGADLIIVVFAVVVIGGLGSIFGSVAAGFGIGLVQAWGEAYLSNFPIVSQTIVFIVMAVVLLWRPAGLFGREEAPA; encoded by the coding sequence GTGACCGGCTTTCTCCAGAACACGTTCAACGGGTTGGTGAGCGGGGCGTTCTACGCCCTGCTCGCCCTCGGGCTCGCGGTCATCTTCGGCATGCTGCGGGTGGTCAACTTCGCCCACGGCGCCTTCTACATGCTCGGCGCGTTCGGCGCGTACGTGCTGCTGACCGAGGCGGGCGTGCCGTTCTGGGCGGCGCTGGTCATCATGCCGGTCGGGCTGGGCCTGCTCGGCATGGCCCTGGAACGGGCCTTCATCCACCGGCTCACCCGCCTCGACCCGCTCTACAACTTCCTGCTCACCTTCGGGCTGACCCTGATCCTCCAGGACCTGGTGAAGCTGCGGTACGGCGTCCAGTCCAGCCCGTACGCCACCCCGTCGGCGCTCAGCGGCTCCGTCGACTTCGGGCTGTTCGACTTCCCGACCTACCGGGTGTTCATCCTCGGCTTCGCGATCGCCGTCTGCGTCGCGGTGTGGTGGGTGCTGACCCGCACCCGGGTCGGCATGGTCGTCCGGGCGGCCACCGAGCGGCCCGAGCTGACCCGCGCCTTCGGCATCAACGTCGGACGCTGGGTCACCCCCGTCTTCGGCTTCGGCATCGCCCTCGCCGGCCTCGCCGGGGTGCTGGCGGCGCCCATGCGGGCCGTCAACCCGCTGATGGGCGCCGACCTCATCATCGTGGTCTTCGCCGTGGTCGTCATCGGCGGCCTCGGCTCGATCTTCGGCTCGGTCGCCGCCGGCTTCGGCATCGGCCTCGTGCAGGCGTGGGGCGAGGCGTACCTGTCGAACTTCCCGATCGTGTCCCAGACCATCGTGTTCATCGTGATGGCCGTCGTGCTGCTCTGGCGTCCGGCCGGGCTGTTTGGCCGTGAGGAGGCTCCGGCATGA
- a CDS encoding branched-chain amino acid ABC transporter permease: protein MTSTVDSPAEAGRPAPPSGLVAVSRAPRWVRYALLTAGLAVALWLPNGLYAAVAVDILCWALFAVAVDLLLGFTGLMSFGHAAFWGTSAYVTGLVAIHAGLPFPAAVLAGALAAAALAVPIGYLAVKRTGIYFAMVTLAFAQMVYYVANEWRSVTRGENGLQGVPRTFFGVDLRDDYYFYYAILPIVLLGLAAAWRIVNSPFGRVLVGIRDNPARARALGYPVHRYKLTAFVLSGFLAGLGGGLFAVGHRFVSLDVLHWTTSGKAVIVVVLGGIGTLWGGVLGAAIVVRLEDWLSFSGFEAIGLVTGGIFVLVVLLFRRGIWGSAVALARRWMLRR from the coding sequence ATGACCAGCACCGTCGACAGCCCGGCCGAGGCCGGCCGCCCGGCACCGCCGTCCGGCCTGGTCGCCGTCTCCCGCGCGCCCCGCTGGGTCCGGTACGCGCTGCTCACCGCCGGCCTCGCCGTCGCGCTGTGGCTGCCCAACGGGTTGTACGCGGCGGTCGCCGTCGACATCCTCTGCTGGGCGCTCTTCGCCGTCGCCGTGGACCTGCTGCTCGGTTTCACCGGGCTGATGTCCTTCGGGCACGCCGCCTTCTGGGGCACGTCCGCGTACGTCACCGGTCTGGTCGCGATCCACGCCGGCCTGCCGTTCCCCGCCGCCGTCCTGGCCGGGGCGCTCGCCGCGGCGGCCCTGGCCGTGCCGATCGGCTACCTTGCCGTGAAGCGGACCGGCATCTACTTCGCGATGGTCACCCTCGCGTTCGCGCAGATGGTCTACTACGTGGCCAACGAGTGGCGCTCGGTCACCCGCGGCGAGAACGGCCTCCAGGGCGTGCCCCGGACGTTCTTCGGCGTGGACCTGCGGGACGACTACTACTTCTACTACGCCATCCTGCCGATCGTGCTGCTCGGCCTCGCCGCCGCGTGGCGGATCGTGAACTCGCCCTTCGGCCGGGTGCTGGTGGGCATCCGCGACAACCCGGCCCGGGCCCGGGCGCTCGGCTACCCGGTGCACCGCTACAAGCTCACCGCGTTCGTGCTCTCCGGTTTCCTGGCCGGCCTCGGCGGTGGACTCTTCGCCGTCGGGCACCGATTCGTCTCCCTCGACGTACTGCACTGGACGACCTCCGGCAAGGCCGTCATCGTCGTCGTGCTCGGCGGGATCGGCACCCTCTGGGGTGGGGTGCTCGGCGCCGCCATCGTCGTACGCCTGGAGGACTGGCTGTCGTTCTCCGGCTTCGAGGCGATCGGGCTCGTCACCGGGGGCATCTTCGTCCTGGTCGTCCTGCTGTTCCGTCGCGGCATCTGGGGCAGTGCCGTCGCCCTGGCCCGCCGCTGGATGCTCCGGCGCTGA
- a CDS encoding 3-hydroxybutyrate dehydrogenase, whose product MTAEPVAVPHVVNVDLSGRTALVTGGGSGIGRACALRLAAAGASVLVVDRNVEAAKAVAAEAGGRAEGVDLADAAAVDRLDTDVDIVVNNAGLQHVAPVPDFPAERFAYLHRVMVEAPFLIVRRALPHMYANGWGRIINISSVHGLRASPYKAAYVSAKHALEGLSKVVALEGAAHGVTANCINPAYVRTALVESQIADQAASHGIPETEVIEKIMLARAAIKRLIEPEEVAELMAYLCSAPAAFITGASIALDGGWTAN is encoded by the coding sequence ATGACGGCAGAACCCGTGGCGGTCCCCCACGTCGTGAACGTCGACCTCAGTGGTCGGACCGCCCTGGTGACCGGGGGCGGCAGCGGCATCGGTCGGGCCTGCGCCCTGCGGTTGGCGGCGGCCGGGGCCTCGGTCCTCGTGGTGGACCGCAACGTCGAGGCGGCGAAGGCGGTCGCCGCCGAGGCCGGCGGCCGGGCCGAGGGGGTCGACCTCGCCGACGCCGCAGCGGTGGACCGGCTCGACACGGACGTGGACATCGTCGTGAACAACGCCGGCCTGCAGCACGTCGCCCCGGTGCCGGACTTCCCCGCGGAGCGGTTCGCGTACCTGCACCGGGTGATGGTCGAGGCGCCGTTCCTGATCGTGCGGCGGGCGCTGCCCCACATGTACGCGAACGGCTGGGGCCGGATCATCAACATCTCCTCCGTCCACGGGCTGCGCGCCTCGCCGTACAAGGCGGCGTACGTCTCCGCCAAGCACGCCCTGGAAGGGCTGTCGAAGGTGGTCGCGCTGGAGGGCGCCGCCCACGGCGTCACGGCCAACTGCATCAACCCGGCGTACGTCCGCACCGCGCTCGTGGAGAGCCAGATCGCCGACCAGGCGGCCAGCCACGGCATCCCCGAGACCGAGGTCATCGAGAAGATCATGCTGGCGCGCGCGGCGATCAAGCGGCTCATCGAGCCGGAGGAGGTGGCCGAGCTGATGGCGTACCTCTGCAGCGCGCCGGCGGCCTTCATCACCGGCGCGTCGATCGCGCTCGACGGGGGCTGGACGGCGAACTAG
- a CDS encoding ABC transporter ATP-binding protein, with the protein MLRIENLSAWYGEAQVLRDVTLDVAAGEVVTLVGRNGAGKSTLLRCVMGLHPGQRGTVEFDGHDVGRLPAHRRARLGLGWVPDDRGAYATLSVTENLTLPPTVGPDPWPLSRVYEAFPALHARRDSAATMLSGGEQQMLALARVLRMGARLLLCDEPTEGLSPLLVQQVGDLLREAKRHGVTVLLVEQNLHFATGVADRHYLLAEGRVVEAMDNSEVRSRERELLSYLGI; encoded by the coding sequence ATGCTGCGCATTGAGAACCTGTCCGCCTGGTACGGCGAGGCGCAGGTGCTGCGGGACGTCACCCTCGACGTCGCCGCCGGCGAGGTGGTCACCCTGGTCGGCCGCAATGGCGCCGGGAAGTCCACGCTGCTGCGCTGCGTGATGGGTCTGCACCCGGGCCAGCGGGGCACCGTCGAGTTCGACGGGCACGACGTCGGCCGGCTGCCGGCGCACCGGCGGGCCCGCCTCGGGCTCGGCTGGGTGCCGGACGACCGGGGCGCCTACGCCACGCTCAGCGTCACGGAGAACCTCACGCTCCCACCGACGGTCGGCCCCGACCCGTGGCCGCTCTCGCGGGTGTACGAGGCGTTCCCCGCCCTCCACGCCCGGCGCGACTCGGCGGCCACCATGCTCTCCGGCGGCGAGCAGCAGATGCTCGCCCTGGCCCGGGTGCTGCGGATGGGCGCCCGGCTGCTGCTCTGCGACGAACCGACCGAGGGGCTCTCCCCGTTGCTGGTGCAGCAGGTCGGCGACCTGCTGCGCGAGGCCAAGCGGCACGGCGTCACGGTGCTGCTGGTCGAGCAGAACCTGCACTTCGCCACCGGCGTCGCCGACCGGCACTACCTGCTGGCCGAGGGGCGCGTCGTGGAGGCGATGGACAACTCCGAGGTGCGCTCGCGGGAGCGCGAGCTGCTGTCGTACCTCGGGATCTGA
- a CDS encoding MFS transporter, which yields MEIHENTGHPRRWAILGVLVISLLVVVLDNTILNVALRTLADPVHGLGASQGELEWAINSYTLVFAGLLFTFGVLGDRAGRKRFLLIGLVLFGLASLLSAYAQSPGQLVAARALMGVGGAAIMPVTLSIISNVFDPRERGRAIGVWAGAVGLAVAIGPVLGGALLEHFWWGSVFLINVPVIVLGVVLVALLVPESRDPKPGRVDVFGVVLSVVGLVALTYGIIDGGEHGFGRPLVWVAIVGGLAVLAWFIEIERRSDHPSLDVRLFKVPRFAAPVAIVGLIFFAAMGVMFFGSFYLQLVRGYSPLETGLLFLPFAGAQLIFAPRSATMVRKYGGKAVAVVGLTLTVISLAAFVFIDAKTPIWVVLIFYFIQGVGMANIMPPATESIMSALPREKAGVGSAVSNTLRQVGGALGVAVLGSVLSAVYRNDVEPALASLPAQARDAANESISGAYAAAGQLGPAAPKLLAAANDSFITAMHWAAALSALVAALGVLVALRWMPGRTAAPTVARAPEPELAGTA from the coding sequence ATGGAGATCCACGAAAACACGGGACACCCGAGGAGGTGGGCGATCCTGGGGGTGCTGGTGATCAGCCTCCTCGTGGTCGTCCTCGACAACACCATCCTCAACGTCGCGCTGCGCACGTTGGCGGATCCGGTGCACGGCCTGGGCGCCAGCCAGGGCGAGCTGGAGTGGGCGATCAACTCGTACACCCTGGTCTTCGCCGGTCTGCTCTTCACCTTCGGGGTGCTCGGCGACCGGGCCGGGCGTAAGCGGTTCCTGCTGATCGGTCTGGTGCTGTTCGGGTTGGCGTCGCTGCTGTCGGCGTACGCCCAGAGCCCCGGCCAGCTGGTCGCGGCGCGCGCGCTGATGGGCGTCGGCGGCGCGGCGATCATGCCGGTGACCCTCTCGATCATCTCCAACGTCTTCGACCCGCGGGAGCGGGGTCGGGCGATCGGGGTCTGGGCCGGCGCGGTCGGGCTCGCCGTCGCGATCGGCCCGGTGCTCGGTGGTGCGCTGCTGGAGCACTTCTGGTGGGGTTCGGTCTTCCTGATCAACGTGCCGGTCATCGTGCTCGGCGTGGTGCTGGTCGCCCTGCTGGTGCCCGAGTCGCGGGACCCGAAGCCGGGTCGCGTCGACGTGTTCGGTGTGGTGCTGTCGGTGGTGGGCCTGGTCGCGCTGACGTACGGGATCATCGACGGCGGCGAGCACGGCTTCGGCCGTCCGCTGGTGTGGGTGGCGATCGTCGGTGGTCTGGCGGTGCTGGCGTGGTTCATCGAGATCGAGCGGCGTAGCGACCACCCGTCGCTGGACGTCCGGCTGTTCAAGGTGCCGCGCTTCGCCGCGCCGGTCGCGATCGTCGGCCTGATCTTCTTCGCCGCGATGGGCGTGATGTTCTTCGGGTCGTTCTACCTGCAGTTGGTGCGGGGTTACAGCCCGCTGGAGACCGGTCTGCTCTTCCTGCCGTTCGCCGGCGCCCAGCTGATCTTCGCTCCGCGCAGCGCGACGATGGTCCGCAAGTACGGCGGCAAGGCCGTCGCCGTGGTCGGGCTGACGCTGACCGTGATCTCGCTCGCCGCGTTCGTGTTCATCGACGCGAAGACGCCGATCTGGGTGGTGCTGATCTTCTACTTCATCCAGGGCGTCGGGATGGCCAACATCATGCCGCCGGCCACCGAGTCGATCATGTCGGCGCTGCCCCGGGAGAAGGCCGGCGTCGGCTCCGCGGTCAGCAACACCCTCCGCCAGGTGGGTGGCGCGCTCGGCGTGGCGGTGCTCGGTTCGGTGCTCTCCGCGGTCTACCGCAACGACGTGGAGCCGGCCCTGGCCAGCCTGCCCGCCCAGGCGCGGGACGCGGCGAACGAGTCGATCTCCGGGGCGTACGCGGCGGCGGGTCAGCTCGGGCCGGCGGCGCCGAAGCTGCTCGCGGCGGCGAACGACTCCTTCATCACGGCCATGCACTGGGCCGCGGCGCTCTCCGCGCTGGTGGCCGCCCTCGGCGTCCTCGTCGCGCTGCGCTGGATGCCCGGTCGGACGGCGGCGCCGACGGTCGCTCGGGCGCCCGAACCCGAGTTGGCCGGCACCGCTTAG
- a CDS encoding helix-turn-helix domain-containing protein — protein sequence MGVMSSPVEFLELLAREAAAVEFEGPLVAARAAGLPADQLAELEQAKTVALRVRALLERRRRRETELSGLYDTVSDLAGLRDLDDVLRAIVHRARTLLGADVAYMTLNDEERGDTYMRVTDGSVSARFQRLRLPMGAGLGGLVAQTGAPYVTANYPDDDRFHHTGEIDAGVGEEGLVAILGVPLRLGSTSIGVLYAANRSARPFAREEVALLVSLAAHAAVAIDTARLLAETRSALAELSAANTTIRAHSSSVERAAAAHDRMTALVLRGGGVEDVAAAVTEVLGGALLALDAEGRLLARVGEIDEPDRSDIVEAVAASRTEGRSVGRGSLWYAAVVAGAENLGALVLRPDEELVDADQRILERAALVTALLLLFRRTVAEAEGRVRGELLDDLIARPLRDTDALRSRARRLGVDLDAPHVLVAVGDDAIAATGSARQRVLSWATTYASTRGGLAAARDGRVVLMLPGQDAGGSARAVSRDLSRVTGRPVTAGASGPAAGPASLAATFREADRCLTALGALGRAGQGASTAELGFVGLLLGAVGNEGDRDVESFLSATVGPVVEYDARRGTALVRTLEAYFGVGGSLARAAEQLHVHVNTVTQRLERVGQLLGADWQRPERALEVQLALRLHRLRSPAG from the coding sequence ATGGGCGTCATGTCGTCGCCGGTGGAGTTCCTCGAACTGCTCGCCCGGGAGGCGGCCGCGGTCGAGTTCGAGGGCCCGTTGGTGGCTGCCCGCGCCGCCGGCCTGCCCGCCGACCAGCTCGCGGAGCTGGAGCAGGCGAAGACCGTCGCGCTGCGGGTCCGCGCACTGCTGGAGCGTCGGCGCCGTCGGGAGACCGAGCTGTCCGGCCTGTACGACACGGTCAGCGACCTGGCCGGCCTCCGCGACCTGGACGACGTGCTGCGGGCGATCGTCCACCGGGCGCGGACGCTGCTCGGCGCCGACGTGGCCTACATGACCCTGAACGACGAGGAGCGCGGCGACACCTACATGCGGGTCACCGACGGGTCGGTGTCCGCCCGGTTCCAGCGGCTGCGGCTGCCGATGGGCGCGGGCCTGGGCGGGCTGGTGGCGCAGACCGGCGCCCCGTACGTGACGGCGAACTACCCGGACGACGACCGCTTCCACCACACCGGGGAGATCGACGCCGGGGTGGGCGAGGAGGGCCTGGTGGCCATCCTCGGTGTGCCGCTGCGGCTCGGCTCGACCTCCATCGGTGTGCTCTACGCGGCGAACCGTTCGGCCCGCCCGTTCGCCCGCGAGGAGGTCGCCCTGCTGGTCTCGCTCGCCGCGCACGCGGCGGTCGCGATCGACACCGCCCGGCTGCTCGCCGAGACCCGCTCGGCCCTCGCCGAGCTGTCCGCCGCGAACACGACCATCCGGGCGCACAGCAGCTCGGTGGAGCGGGCCGCGGCGGCGCACGACCGGATGACCGCCCTCGTGCTGCGCGGCGGCGGGGTCGAGGACGTGGCCGCGGCGGTGACCGAGGTGCTCGGCGGGGCGCTGCTGGCGCTGGACGCGGAGGGGCGGCTGCTGGCCCGGGTCGGGGAGATCGACGAGCCGGACCGGTCGGACATCGTGGAGGCGGTCGCCGCGTCGCGTACGGAGGGGCGCAGCGTGGGGCGGGGTTCCCTCTGGTACGCCGCCGTGGTCGCGGGCGCGGAGAACCTGGGCGCGCTGGTGCTGCGCCCCGACGAGGAGCTGGTCGACGCCGACCAGCGGATCCTGGAGCGCGCGGCGCTGGTGACGGCGCTGCTGCTGCTGTTCCGGCGGACGGTCGCCGAGGCGGAGGGCCGGGTCCGCGGCGAGCTGCTCGACGACCTGATCGCCCGGCCGCTGCGGGACACCGACGCGCTGCGCAGCCGCGCCCGACGGCTCGGCGTCGACCTCGACGCCCCGCACGTGCTGGTGGCCGTCGGCGACGACGCCATCGCCGCCACCGGCTCGGCCCGGCAGCGGGTGCTGAGTTGGGCCACCACGTACGCCTCGACCCGCGGCGGACTGGCCGCGGCCCGCGACGGCCGGGTGGTGCTGATGCTGCCCGGCCAGGACGCGGGCGGCAGCGCCCGGGCGGTGTCCCGCGACCTGTCCCGGGTCACCGGCCGGCCGGTGACCGCTGGGGCGAGCGGCCCGGCCGCCGGGCCGGCGTCGCTGGCGGCCACGTTCCGGGAGGCGGACCGCTGCCTCACCGCGCTCGGCGCGTTGGGCCGCGCCGGTCAGGGCGCGAGCACCGCAGAGCTCGGCTTCGTCGGCTTGCTGCTGGGCGCGGTCGGCAACGAGGGCGACCGGGACGTTGAGTCGTTCCTGTCCGCGACGGTCGGCCCGGTCGTGGAGTACGACGCCCGGCGCGGCACGGCGCTGGTCCGCACCTTGGAGGCGTACTTCGGGGTGGGCGGCAGCCTGGCCCGCGCCGCCGAGCAACTGCACGTGCACGTGAACACGGTGACCCAGCGGCTGGAGCGGGTCGGGCAGTTGCTCGGCGCCGACTGGCAGCGGCCCGAGCGGGCGCTGGAGGTGCAGCTCGCGCTGCGCCTGCACCGCCTCCGCTCCCCCGCCGGCTGA